A window from Citrus sinensis cultivar Valencia sweet orange chromosome 5, DVS_A1.0, whole genome shotgun sequence encodes these proteins:
- the LOC107176260 gene encoding probable disease resistance protein At4g27220, protein MEIVISVTAKVAEYLVAPIIYPFTYCCTYKTNFEKLNNEVDKLKNARDSVQYKVEDSRIKGDGIQHHVEKWMITVDKAINEVETLIADKENSNNRWLKGLCPNLKTRYQLSMKAESEANAIAGLLEKGRFDGVSFRTIPEETWLNSTEGFMHFESRTSTLKEILDALSNRNFNMIGVYGMGGIGKTTLVKEVGRQAKEYNLFEKVISAHVSRTPQIKEIQREIAEKIGLELAEQSHETVRAGRLLERLKKDTKILIILDDIWGSLALEAIGIPLADDIGGCKVLLTARSHDVLSSKMDCQKNIFVDVLNAKEAWSLFRKMTGDCIENGELKSVATEIVKECAGLPIAIVPVAKALKNKSSLYVWKDALRQLKNKSFLGPAYSSLELSYYHLEGEDLEGEELRKTFLLIGYSFISCVEDVIYYGMGLGLFQNINTLEEARDRAHTLVDKLKNSCLLLDGWRSGWFSMHDVVRDVAISIASRVQHVFAVENEVVPPTSWPDEDALKVCTAISLKNSNISEPPQGFECPQLKFLCIEYHASLRIPDNFFTGMTELRVLDFTQMQYLLVLPSSLGLLQNLQTLSLDFCKLGDIAIIGDLKKLVILTFRGSDMKELVGEIGQLTQLRLLNLRRCYLLRVIPPDVLSSLSRLEELYIGESPIEWGKVEGVDGERRNASLHELNNLSKLTSLEILIQDEKTLPRDLSFFKMLQRYRILIGDQRRWDDPSDEISRIFRLMLASGANICLNGGYIMQLNGIKDLCLGGSLDMKSVLYGSDGEGFPQLKHLKVVKNSNLLCVVDTVDRATAPTTAFPLLESLFLQDLSNLEKICRGPLTAESFSKVEAIRVVGCDKLKNLFPVVIVRALQQLQSIEVSRCQNMEVIFAADRGDESSNSNTQVIELTQLTTLKLCSLPQLTSFCTGDLHFEFPSLEKLKILECPQVKFKSTIHESTKKVFPNLEYLSVDEKDIGLFPEDLPCKLKCLFVSLDGSTAILSLDDFLQRFHTIKVLCIEGYDYDGEELFETVENGVNAMIKGINFHPDLKQILKQESSHANNLEVLEISECDNLINLVPSSTSFQNLTILVVDFCYGMINILTSSTAKSLVRLRQMRIQSCKMITEIVVDDDDEGDNYAANYEIVFSELKELLLSNLESLTSFCSVNNCAFKFPSLERLVVEDCPNMSIFSGGELSTPNLRKVQLSRIDKELCVWDRDLNTTIQYLYQQQRKRGKKRMRSPPKQMERRKMQKIVRVQTYEDDSGQPSVRHLE, encoded by the exons GTTGAAGATTCCAGAATTAAAGGGGACGGAATTCAACACCACGTTGAGAAGTGGATGATTACTGTGGACAAGGCCATCAATGAAGTCGAAACACTTATTGCAGACAAAGAGAATTCAAACAACCGGTGGTTGAAGGGGTTGTGTCCTAATTTGAAGACCCGGTACCAGCTTAGCATGAAAGCAGAAAGTGAAGCGAATGCTATTGCTGGACTTCTTGAAAAAGGAAGATTCGACGGTGTTTCTTTCCGTACCATTCCAGAGGAGACATGGCTTAACTCTACCGAGGGTTTCATGCACTTTGAATCGAGAACTTCCACTTTGAAGGAGATACTAGACGCACTCAGCAACCGTAACTTCAACATGATTGGGGTGTACGGCATGGGTGGCATTGGAAAGACAACGCTGGTGAAAGAAGTTGGCAGGCAGGCCAAGGAATATAATCTATTCGAGAAGGTCATTTCTGCACACGTATCCCGAACACcgcaaataaaagaaatacaaaGAGAAATTGCAGAGAAGATAGGCTTAGAATTGGCTGAACAGAGTCATGAAACTGTAAGAGCAGGGAGGCTGCTTGAAAGATTGAAGAAAGATACGAAGATCCTTATAATTTTGGATGATATTTGGGGGAGTCTTGCTTTGGAGGCAATTGGAATTCCATTGGCAGATGATATCGGCGGATGTAAAGTTCTGCTGACGGCAAGAAGTCACGATGTGTTGTCTTCTAAGATGGattgtcaaaaaaatatttttgttgatgTTCTGAATGCAAAAGAAGCTTGGAGTCTTTTCAGGAAGATGACAGGTGATTGCATAGAAAATGGTGAACTGAAATCTGTAGCAACAGAGATAGTCAAGGAATGTGCTGGTTTGCCCATTGCCATTGTACCCGTAGCGAAGGCATTGAAAAATAAGTCGAGTCTCTATGTATGGAAGGATGCTTTACgacaattgaaaaataagtcttttttGGGGCCCGCCTATTCAAGTTTAGAGCTGAGTTACTATCATTTAGAAGGTGAGGATTTAGAAGGTGAGGAACTCAGGAAAACGTTTTTGCTAATAGGGTACTCGTTCATCTCTTGCGTTGAAGACGTGATCTATTATGGCATGGGTCTGGGTCTGTTTCAAAACATCAACACGTTGGAAGAGGCACGGGATAGAGCACATACATTGGTTGATAAACTCAAGAACTCTTGCTTGCTGCTTGATGGCTGGAGAAGTGGATGGTTTTCTATGCATGATGTTGTTCGTGATGTAGCCATATCAATTGCATCTAGAGTCCAACATGTTTTTGCGGTGGAAAATGAGGTTGTTCCGCCGACCAGCTGGCCAGATGAGGATGCACTGAAGGTTTGCACCGCAATCTCcttaaaaaatagtaatattagTGAGCCTCCTCAAGGGTTCGAATGCCCGCAACTTAAATTCCTTTGTATTGAGTATCATGCTTCTTTGAGGATCCCAGATAACTTTTTTACCGGGATGACAGAGCTTAGAGTTTTAGATTTCACTCAGATGCAATATTTGTTGGTATTGCCTTCATCGCTTGGTCTCTTACAAAACCTTCAAACATTGTCTCTGGACTTTTGTAAACTAGGAGACATAGCTATTATCGGAGACCTAAAGAAATTGGTCATCCTTACGTTTCGAGGTTCTGATATGAAGGAACTGGTTGGAGAGATAGGCCAGCTGACTCAATTGAGGCTGTTGAATTTGCGCCGATGTTACCTACTGAGAGTTATTCCCCCAGATGTCTTATCGAGCTTATCCCGATTAGAAGAACTATATATTGGTGAGAGTCCCATTGAGTGGGGGAAGGTTGAAGGAGTCGACGGTGAAAGAAGAAATGCCAGCCTTCATGAGTTgaataatttatctaaattgACCTCTTTAGAAATACTCATCCAAGATGAAAAGACCCTACCAAGAGACTTGTCGTTCTTCAAAATGCTGCAAAGGTACAGAATATTGATAGGAGATCAGCGGCGGTGGGATGACCCATCAGATGAAATATCTAGAATATTCCGACTGATGCTCGCCAGTGGTGCCAACATTTGCTTGAACGGGGGGTATATCATGCAATTGAATGGTATTAAAGACCTATGTTTAGGCGGATCGCTGGACATGAAGAGTGTTCTTTATGGATCAGACGGAGAAGGTTTTCCACAGCTGAAGCATCTCAAGGTCGTAAAAAATAGCAACCTTTTGTGTGTTGTCGACACAGTGGATAGAGCAACAGCTCCGACGACTGCATTCCCCCTCTTGGAGTCATTATTTCTGCAAGATTTGAGTAACCTTGAGAAAATATGTCGTGGTCCACTCACAGCAGAATCTTTTAGCAAAGTAGAGGCCATAAGGGTGGTAGGGTgtgataaattgaaaaatctattTCCGGTGGTCATAGTCAGAGCCCTTCAGCAACTTCAGTCCATTGAAGTGAGTCGTTGCCAGAATATGGAAGTGATTTTTGCTGCCGATAGAGGAGATGAATCCAGCAATAGTAACACGCAAGTCATTGAACTCACTCAATTAACAACACTTAAACTTTGTTCTCTTCCGCAGCTTACAAGCTTCTGCACAGGAGATCTGCATTTTGAATTTCCAtcattggaaaaattaaaaatactgGAATGTCCACAAGTGAAATTTAAAAGCACTATTCATGAGTCCACCAAGAAG GTGTTTCCCAATTTGGAATATTTGAGTGTTGATGAAAAGGACATAGGTCTATTTCCAGAAGACTTGCCTTGCAAACTTAAATGTCTTTTTGTTTCGCTTGATGGGTCAACTGCTATTTTATCACTTGACGATTTCCTTCAGAGATTTCACACCATCAAAGTTCTCTGTATCGAAGGATACGATTATGATGGGGAAGAACTATTTGAAACGGTTGAAAATGGGGTGAATGCAATGATAAAGGGAATAAACTTCCATCCTGATCTGAAGCAGATTTTGAAACAAGAGTCCTCCCATGCGAACAATTTGGAAGTACTGGAGATATCTGAATGTGACAATTTGATTAATCTAGTGCCATCCTCGACATCGTTTCAGAATCTAACAATTTTGGTCGTAGATTTTTGCTATGGAATGATAAACATACTAACATCCTCGACAGCAAAGAGTCTGGTGCGACTGAGACAAATGAGGATACAATCATGCAAGATGATAACAGAAATAGTGGTAGATGACGATGATGAGGGAGACAATTATGCAGCAAACTATGAAATTGTTTTCAGCGAATTGAAGGAATTGCTGCTTTCGAACTTAGAAAGTCTGACAAGTTTCTGCTCTGTCAATAATTGCGCCTTCAAATTCCCATCTCTGGAAAGATTAGTGGTGGAAGATTGCCCCAATATGAGCATTTTCTCAGGAGGAGAATTAAGCACACCCAATTTACGCAAAGTGCAGCTGAGTCGGATTGATAAAGAACTTTGCGTTTGGGATCGCGACCTTAATACAACCATTCAATACCTATATCAACAACAAAG GAAGAGAGGGAAAAAGAGAATGAGAAGTCCGCCAAAGCAAatggaaagaagaaagatgcaaaagatAGTG AGAGTCCAAACTTATGAAGACGATTCAGGCCAACCTTCTGTGCGGCATCTTGAATAA